Proteins encoded in a region of the Marinobacter arenosus genome:
- a CDS encoding methylamine utilization protein, translating into MIKKCLVVVLTFLAWPTPVVSSELTVTVTNSGSNEPVPDAVVYLDRSETLTPITAEISQKDRAFHPRVSILPVGSRVEFPNRDNTQHHVYSFSPAKTFNIELYAGKPEAPILFDQPGVVELGCNIHDQMQAFIIVTNTRAIGQTDAEGQVTLSIDAGTSPLTLNIWHPRLPDNTRPVTRGLDNLLSQTLAIDLVPARETDDAMDLLQQRFREL; encoded by the coding sequence TCCTCCGAGCTCACTGTGACCGTCACCAACAGTGGCAGTAACGAGCCCGTCCCCGATGCCGTCGTTTATCTGGATCGAAGCGAAACGCTCACGCCGATCACCGCAGAGATTTCCCAGAAAGATCGGGCCTTCCACCCGCGGGTGTCGATCCTGCCGGTCGGATCCCGCGTCGAATTTCCAAACCGCGACAACACCCAGCATCACGTCTATTCCTTTTCACCGGCGAAAACCTTCAACATCGAACTCTACGCCGGCAAGCCGGAGGCCCCCATCCTGTTCGACCAGCCGGGCGTGGTGGAACTGGGCTGCAACATCCACGACCAGATGCAGGCCTTTATCATTGTCACCAACACCCGGGCCATCGGGCAGACCGATGCCGAGGGGCAGGTCACCCTTTCCATTGACGCCGGCACTAGTCCGCTGACGCTCAACATCTGGCATCCGCGCCTGCCAGACAATACCCGGCCCGTCACGCGGGGCCTGGACAATCTGCTGAGCCAGACGCTGGCCATCGATCTGGTTCCGGCGCGGGAAACGGATGACGCCATGGACCTCCTGCAACAGCGTTTCCGGGAGCTCTGA
- a CDS encoding putative bifunctional diguanylate cyclase/phosphodiesterase, which yields MNLAGRMGFRGRLIAAMIALVVLVSLVIGALLMVYLFEDEKSRAMQQLAIGERMAREVLERRTDLNLSRLSVVVQDFGFRSAVASGDPGTLDSALENHSRRARADFALLTNSAGDLLASTLNQQIPDASPPLSQPGSSPGSARTFIHLGGQGYEVLNVPVEGPGLRATLMAGFALDQPLANLIARLSGTEVIFRARTNADEAFRVLAATGNREMPMEQELTPAPQARSLLDPTRYFSRTINLGGTSASEIEIVLMISREASLQNYYTRAKEIALLVSAILVFAILLALIIARYLGKPLLQLADYARAVGDGENPKPPEFRTGGELKQLRNALGDMLVRLREREAQIRYAATHDDVTGLGNRNALMQSVRELFEVGNACTLIGMRLEDLSDVNDTLGLEFGDRVLAGISERLQAELPNALMIARTGGGEFLALVPPRSPDRVDSLTRRLHGVIESPLQINNTPFSIRAIMVTMELPEDAANTNELRRRLNLTFERAQDHPEPITRYRPGQDESHLRELQLIADLHTAIADNSLHMNYQPKLNSRTGQLEQLEALVRWIHPELGFVPPEEFISLAEKSGQINDLTAHILKRVATDARAWNEQGVDAGVAINLSAKDLTWPALADHVAETFADWHHHLERITLEVTESALMEDPVEALATLHRLKALGVTLSVDDFGTGYSSLSQLRTLPVQELKIDKSFVLKLESEPQDQLIVRSTIDMAHGLGLKVVAEGVESLQGWQLLQQWGCDLAQGFYLSRPVAAADLAETAQALAARHQELAQCTMEYSR from the coding sequence ATGAATCTGGCCGGGCGTATGGGATTCCGGGGCCGGCTGATCGCGGCGATGATTGCCCTGGTGGTGTTGGTCAGCCTGGTGATTGGCGCCCTGCTGATGGTGTACCTGTTCGAGGACGAAAAAAGCCGGGCAATGCAGCAGCTCGCCATCGGTGAACGGATGGCCCGGGAGGTTCTGGAACGCCGGACCGACCTGAACCTGTCCCGACTCTCGGTGGTGGTGCAGGATTTCGGCTTTCGCTCCGCCGTGGCCAGCGGCGATCCGGGCACCCTTGACAGTGCCCTCGAAAACCACAGCCGGCGGGCCCGGGCGGATTTCGCCCTGCTCACCAACAGCGCCGGCGACCTTCTGGCGTCCACCCTGAACCAGCAAATTCCGGACGCCTCGCCCCCACTTAGCCAGCCGGGATCGTCCCCCGGCAGTGCCCGAACCTTTATCCACCTCGGCGGCCAGGGCTATGAAGTGCTCAACGTTCCGGTCGAAGGCCCGGGACTCCGGGCCACGCTCATGGCCGGTTTCGCGCTGGACCAGCCGCTGGCTAACCTGATTGCCCGCCTGAGTGGAACCGAGGTCATTTTCAGGGCCCGGACAAATGCCGACGAGGCGTTCCGGGTACTGGCGGCGACGGGTAACCGCGAGATGCCCATGGAACAGGAACTGACCCCGGCACCCCAGGCCAGAAGCCTTCTGGATCCCACCCGATATTTCAGTCGTACGATCAACCTCGGTGGCACTTCCGCGTCAGAGATCGAGATCGTCCTGATGATCAGTCGCGAAGCCAGCCTGCAAAACTACTACACCCGGGCGAAGGAAATTGCCCTGCTGGTCAGCGCGATCCTGGTCTTCGCCATCCTGCTGGCGCTGATCATTGCCCGCTACCTGGGCAAGCCCTTGCTCCAGCTTGCCGACTACGCCCGCGCCGTAGGTGATGGCGAGAATCCGAAGCCCCCCGAGTTCCGCACCGGGGGCGAGCTGAAACAGCTCCGGAATGCCCTTGGCGACATGCTTGTTCGCCTGCGCGAACGGGAAGCCCAGATTCGCTACGCGGCCACCCATGACGATGTCACCGGCCTGGGCAACCGAAACGCGCTGATGCAATCCGTCCGGGAGCTGTTCGAGGTCGGGAACGCCTGTACCCTGATCGGCATGCGACTGGAGGACCTGTCCGACGTCAACGACACCCTGGGCCTGGAATTCGGTGACCGGGTCTTGGCCGGCATTTCCGAGCGGTTGCAGGCGGAGCTGCCGAATGCCCTCATGATTGCCCGGACCGGGGGCGGTGAATTCCTCGCCCTGGTGCCACCCCGGAGTCCCGATCGCGTCGACTCACTGACCCGCCGGCTCCATGGCGTGATCGAATCACCGCTTCAGATCAACAACACCCCGTTCTCTATCCGGGCCATCATGGTCACCATGGAGCTACCTGAAGACGCGGCCAACACCAACGAACTGCGCCGGCGCCTCAACCTGACGTTCGAACGGGCCCAGGATCACCCGGAACCCATTACCCGCTACCGGCCAGGCCAGGACGAAAGCCACCTGCGGGAACTTCAGCTCATTGCCGATCTGCACACGGCGATCGCCGACAATAGCCTGCACATGAACTACCAGCCCAAGCTGAACAGCCGAACCGGTCAGCTGGAGCAGTTGGAAGCGCTGGTTCGCTGGATCCATCCGGAACTCGGCTTCGTGCCGCCGGAGGAGTTCATTTCCCTGGCCGAGAAGTCGGGGCAGATCAATGACCTCACCGCTCACATCCTGAAACGTGTGGCCACCGATGCCCGGGCCTGGAACGAGCAGGGCGTTGATGCCGGCGTCGCCATCAACCTTTCCGCCAAGGATCTTACCTGGCCCGCCCTGGCCGACCACGTGGCCGAGACCTTTGCCGACTGGCATCACCACCTCGAGCGCATCACCCTGGAAGTCACGGAGAGTGCCCTGATGGAGGATCCCGTTGAAGCACTGGCCACCCTCCATCGGCTCAAGGCGCTCGGAGTCACCCTGTCGGTGGACGATTTCGGCACCGGGTATTCCTCCCTGTCCCAGCTTCGCACGCTGCCGGTCCAGGAACTGAAAATCGACAAGTCGTTCGTCCTGAAACTGGAGTCCGAACCCCAGGACCAGCTGATCGTGAGGTCCACCATCGACATGGCCCACGGTCTTGGCCTGAAAGTGGTGGCGGAGGGCGTCGAATCCCTGCAAGGCTGGCAGTTGCTGCAGCAATGGGGCTGCGACCTGGCCCAGGGGTTCTACCTGAGCCGCCCCGTGGCAGCTGCCGACCTGGCAGAAACCGCGCAGGCTCTGGCGGCCCGGCACCAGGAACTGGCCCAATGCACCATGGAGTATTCCCGATGA